Within Anopheles nili chromosome 3, idAnoNiliSN_F5_01, whole genome shotgun sequence, the genomic segment CGAAACACGAAACTTCCGACTGTTGCCTCAACTTATCGACGGATTGCGAAAGTAATGAGTTGGCCGATAACATTCGCAGGCGCGAATGAAAACCGCAAATAAATAACGCCCCAAAGCAGCAAACAATCGCACAGGCCCCGGGaaaaccatccaccatccGTTTTGGCCAGTGGCGAACTTCCGGCGAGTACAGCGGgaacttttacttttcaccttgcttgctctctctcgcagCCGCTTtccgctttgttttgtttgccgctgACGCCCCGCGAAAGGAAGTTTACACTGTCGGTTCGGGGAAGAACTTTTCTTATCTTGTGGCCTTTTCGTCCCGAAACAGACAGCCCAGAAGAGGGCCATCCTTCCGACAAATAGATCCCTCACAAAACAAGAGATCAAATTCGCACCGGTTTCAACCCTGGCCGGCCCTACCCTCCCCCGGGTGCCGTTTGTGTCAtccttttgtttgttccgGCTGCCGGCGAAAGAGGAAAGAGTTCATCAAATCGGCTCTGACTAACAAATCCAGCACCGGAATCCCGGGAGCAAGTAACAACCGCTTCAAGTGCCCGGGCAGTATCGGGTATTGTTCGCGCTGGAAAAATAGGGTACCATTATCGCTCGCTTCCAGTCGGGCTCCTtaaggcacacaaaaacacaaacacacacacccacacccacacatttCGGTAGAGCGTGGGAGCTTGTTGTTCTTGCGGACTTGATGCGGTGGGTTGAGGGATGTGGACTGCGAATGCGACTTTCTGggaagttttcccaacccggtGTGCGACCCACTGCCACTGACAAATTGAAAACGTACACCAAAGGGAACACGGACAATCGGCAGATCCTGGCCCCGGAAGTGTGTACCCTTTTGCTCTCCTGGGATGCCTGGATCCCGCCCCGTCAACGGAACAAAACTTAAGACCTCTTTTTTTGAGGTCTCTCCCCAACCAGGCCGATAAGGATGAAGCGTTAAATTGATTTATCGTCTAAATTTTCGCAACTCCAGCTCCTTCCAAGAAACCGGACAACCTGTTCCCGTTTTGGGAAGGTTTGGTTTTTCCTACCTGTCCGCAGTCTCCGCTGGTGGCTTCTTCCGCGAAAGTGAGCTGTTCGATTCACCGAACATCGGCAGGacgatccgtgaaccattgaACTAACATccccgttgggtgggtggtggttcttttttctttcctctgaTACAAGAACCTTCACCCGGAGTacgggggtttgttttccacccacccactcgtgcCGAATCCCTTCGGTTCTTATGTCGATTCTAGTGGCGAGTTTTGCTCCTTAAAATAGCTCCACAGGGAGGCTCGTgggagagaaagtgagagaaaaaacacagctcGCGCGCTGCGAGATGGCACAAAAATTGTACCATTTATCATTTACATGCCCGGCCATCGATCAGCGGCACCGAACGATTGATGTTGCGGGCGAACGCGTGTGGGACGCGTGTGTACGCCGCATCCTTCCGGATCGCAAGCAAAAGATTGATGGGCTCGTGAAAGGGACATATTTTTAAGTggaaacccaccaccccgACCACTATTTCGGTTTTTTTCGATTACCACCGTCCCAGCAGCCCGACGAGTTGGGTGAGGAAGTTGATTAGTCGATCATTGTCTGGTCCGGTCTAGAGCGGAACGGTTCAGTTCGAAAGGACCGTCGAAACCGTCTGTTACTTACCTAATCGAGTTCAGGGCGGGCAGTTTGCCCTTCGAACGTGACTGATTGCCAGCACGCGGAATGGCCGCACTCTTTGCCCCGTAAGGATACTAATctggcttctttttcttggcTCTTTTCTCTCGATCAAATTTCTttcagctccagcagcagctccagtGTACCGAACGTCGACTTACCGGAGCTCGGCAAGAAGGGTGGTGTTTTGATAAACCATTAGGACCGGCGTGGGTCGTATAAAAACGACTGGAAGcaggtgagagagagagagagcaaggcCCACCCAAAAGTGGCCCACTTAAcatgaaagaaacaaacggaACCAATCTTCCGTCCGTTCCGTTTGTGTACCCCGGGCGCTCTAAGTAAATAATTACATTACACTCGTCAAAAGCGGCTTTCACCTGGATGGCCGATTGAAGGGCGGCCcgtaaaaacccacccctcgACACCcgtgcgaaagaaaactcgATGTCCTTTCCGACGGGAGGATTACCGAGCTGGTAAAGAAGGCACCGGCCATTGTACGGGACGGGATTGGCAGGCGTGCGTTTTATCGAATCAGTGGACCGATAGAAGCGACCGGGGGCTTGAGGAGGTGAAAGTCGAAGGGACTTCagcaggaagaaaaggaaTCGGCCATCGGTGGCTCACGAGAAAGGTTATTAATGCTAGGAAGGAAGCGCTTAGCGATAGTGGAAATTGAGCAATTTCGAGCGAATTCGTCACCCCAGGAAGAGTGAGAAGCGGTTGCAAGGGGAAGGAGAACCGAAAGGGCGGGCAGGGGGCGAGAGGGCGCACCAGGATGAGTGTCCATGGCTGTCTGGGGATTTTCCTGTTCGGTGCCAACGTGTTAGCAGGTGAGTTTTAGCGCGCGACTACAAATCGCACCCTCGCCAtcgtaatttaattcaatctcAATGGCCATTCGTCCATTCAATCTCCTTCAGGTCTCCTGGTGACGGTCCTTGCAAGCGAAGTGGGACAAAGCCCGGTCACGGGTGTTCTCCAGAAGTTCCCGTTGGCAGTACCAACCTCCGAGACGGTGTTTTCAGCACGTTTCAACCCAGGTGACGATGGTGGCATTGGAGGTCCTGCAGCTTCGGAGGGTCTGTCCGAAGGAACCCCGTTTGTGGCCGCTGACATCATTAACCTTGACCGGGACGGTGCGGTTAGCTTCATACCTCGCCGGGACGTGCGATACCAACGAGCCGTTCCACCGGAGTACGCTGGAGCATCGGCTTTGCCACACTGCGAAACCTTTACAATGGGCGATCCGGACTCTAAAACGCTCTACAACCCGGGCTGGCCGGGAAATTACCCCAACAACAGTGACtgtgtggtggtgttggaagCTCCCGTTGGATTTCTGGTGCGACTTGACTTCCGGGATCACTTCCACATCGAACCGTCGGAGGAGTGCAAGTACGATTTCCTCGAGGTAAGGCACCAATGTCCGTGACCTCTTTGACCTCTAGAAAACGCCATCTTTTGCACAATTTAATGCATTGCAGATTCGCGACGGAGCGCACGGATTCTCGACGCTCATCGGGAAGTACTGTGGCCAAACCTATCCACCCATGATCACGTCCAAGGAACGCTTCCTGTGGCTGCACTTCCACTCGGACGAGAACATCGAGTACAACGGGTTCGTCGTGGTGTACGATTACGTGCCGCGGCCTACTTCGTGTAAGTGGCTTTCTGCGAGGGGGCTGACAGGTTTGACACTTAACTGACACGCCCGGTCACTTTCACAGCCATCTACGATGACGAGAACTGCCGCATGGAGGTGTCCGGAATGGAAGGATTCGTTAATCGGTCGGATGTACCGCGCGAGAAGCAACAAACCGTGATCGAGCATGGCCTTTCGCTTGACTGCATGTGGGTGGTGTCCGTGGCCGAGGGCTGGAAGGTAAGGGGCTAAAATCCAATCGATTCGTCACTCCTCGTTGGCAACCGAGGATTTACGCCTTCGGGGAGGTGGGCTTAGGTGTTTCGCACTTTAAACCCTTGACATTCTTGGAGTTTGTGTCGTCCGGTGAAGCGGAAATGGACTGCCTAGCGACAAAATTAGACCAGCTCTAGTAGCGTCCAGTAATCCTGGCGTGCTTGTTGAGCAAACTGTTCAATGCCGTGTTTCAGGATTCACTTCGGTGTAGGGCTTTGATGTGAGCACGACGTAAAAACGTAATCAATAAAGAATCCAGCAACGGAAAAACACTCAATCTGCCACCAGTCGTTGTACTCAGATGGCACAGATTGACACTTTAGCGCTCCGTTGCAGCTAATCATGACGCGCCCACTAATCGTGCCTGACGCTCGAACCGTtcgaatttccattttccagatCCAGCTGTCGTTCCTCAAGTTCAAGCTGGAGCGACCAAACGATTGCGATAGCAACTTCGTGGATGTGTTCTCCGAACGGACGGATCTACCGTCGAGGTAAGGATGCAGCCCGGGGTTGCGCAGTAATGCAATCAATGCACCCGAGGTCCTCACCACCGCCCGGGGTTTAATCATCTCCCGTTCGCTTGTGTGCATTTTCTTAGACTGAAAAACTTCTGCGGTTCCATCGCCGATTCGGTTGTGTCGCGCTCGAATGTCCTGCACATCCGGTTCTTCGCCGAAGCGGCTGCCATCAACTCTACCTTTTCGATCCTGTTCACGGCGTTTCGGGAGAAAGCGGCCGGCGAGAGTAAGTGCACTCGCGCTCCTAGCCACCGGTGAcgtggaatttaattttccctggtttcggtttttattcccttcctgtttctttttttttattccttttccCGCTCCAGCTTGCGATGAAACCGAGTACGATTGTGAGGATGCCACGTGCATTGCGGGCGAGCTGCGATGTAACGGACGTATCAACTGTCGCTTCCGGTGGGACGAGGACGAATGTCAGGTTGGTGGTCATCGTCGCAAATCCACGCGAATCgcaatttaatttcatccaCGACCCATCTTCTATTCCTCCAGAAACAAGCGAGCGCTCAATCCGAGcacgtcatcatcatcgtgatcGTGTTTGGGCTCATCCTCGGAGGAATGATCCTGCTGTTCCTGTTTAACTGCAGCCGCAAGATCATTCGCGATCACAAGATCATCCGTGAGCACATTCGGCAGTCGCGTGAGAGCAAACTGAACGAACTTGGCCGGCACTCGACCAAGAAGCTGGTTGATCTGGACATCACCAAGCTGCCACCACCCGCCTTTGATAAGGATCCTTCGATCAACGTGCTCGAAGGTGGCAGTGCAGTGAACGTTAACAACGGCCAGTACTATCGAGAGATGGCGGGTATTGGAAGCATTGGAGGTGGTAGTGCGGGTAGTGGTGGAGCTGGCAACACTGGCGGGCATATGTTTAGCAGTCGAATCGACATCAAGGCCGATCCGCAGGACATCCTGAGAGGAAGTTACCACGAGGATCCAATGTCTCGGTCCGGCACGCTCAGCCGAGACGGTGGAGGCATGTGTGATATGGCGTGTCAGACGAGGTAAGGATGTCTTGGGGCGGTGTACccgttgcacacacacacacacacactaactTGCTTCTTGTTTGTCCTGGGAATGTTGCAGAGAATCGCTGTTCCAGCCGGTGTTTAAGAATAAAGTCAATCAATCGCCAAACCAGCTGCAAAACAGCATCCGTTTCTCGACGTTCGGTTACgaaagccagcagcagcagcaacaacagcagcaacagcaggaatTGCAGCAACTTCCAGCGGTAACACCGCCTCCACCGAGGGTGaaacatcaccatcatcatcatcaccatcatcacgccGGTGGTGGTACGCTTGAGGGTGGTAAAAGCTCAAAAGTAAGCCGAATCGAGTTGGAGGACCTCTCGCCACCGGGATCGGGTGCGTACGATGATCGCGGGGATGAcatgcagctgcagcaccaACCCTTGCCGCATCCTTCCCAACATGGCCACTCGCACAgccacacgcactcacaccaGCACCCGCACACGCACCAGAAGCACGAGCGCAATCTGGTAGATGCGAGCGGTCGGTCTGGTGGTGGAAGTGGTTCCGGTGGTAGCGACATCCGGAAGTCAGCACCGGACGTCATCATTATGACGTCCTCCCATTGACCCCCGACAGTCGGCGACGGTTAGCCGGGTGGTATTGttctggtttggttttgtgtcgTATGGGCGTCTCGAAGGACGCGCGAATCGTCATACCGACACATCCTGGGAGCTTCCCGGGGGTTCCTTTTGTTAGTTGGTTCGATTGCGAGCCCAGGCGCGCGTTCGGTCGACTGGGTTTACCCAGTTGTTTTAGATAAGGTTGTCGTGTGGGCGTTCTCATGCGCAAAGAAGGCAAATTCGAGTCGTCTAGAAGGAAGCTTAGATTAAGCGATCCTTCGTGTAGCCGATGTGGGTTCTTTTCTACTTTGGGAGTAGCGCCATCTTGCAGCGGTTCGCGGGAAGAAAGGGGACGCGTGCACTTTTCGGTAGGATAGGGTATATGTTAGaattacacacatacacgcgatGTCGTCGTCCTTGCGGCCATGGGACGCCAAAAGAGGAAATAGCAAGGGAAATGGTGCTCATTTTAGGCGCAACTAACACCGCACGGTTATGGGTT encodes:
- the LOC128727509 gene encoding uncharacterized protein LOC128727509 is translated as MSVHGCLGIFLFGANVLAGLLVTVLASEVGQSPVTGVLQKFPLAVPTSETVFSARFNPGDDGGIGGPAASEGLSEGTPFVAADIINLDRDGAVSFIPRRDVRYQRAVPPEYAGASALPHCETFTMGDPDSKTLYNPGWPGNYPNNSDCVVVLEAPVGFLVRLDFRDHFHIEPSEECKYDFLEIRDGAHGFSTLIGKYCGQTYPPMITSKERFLWLHFHSDENIEYNGFVVVYDYVPRPTSSIYDDENCRMEVSGMEGFVNRSDVPREKQQTVIEHGLSLDCMWVVSVAEGWKIQLSFLKFKLERPNDCDSNFVDVFSERTDLPSRLKNFCGSIADSVVSRSNVLHIRFFAEAAAINSTFSILFTAFREKAAGETCDETEYDCEDATCIAGELRCNGRINCRFRWDEDECQKQASAQSEHVIIIVIVFGLILGGMILLFLFNCSRKIIRDHKIIREHIRQSRESKLNELGRHSTKKLVDLDITKLPPPAFDKDPSINVLEGGSAVNVNNGQYYREMAGIGSIGGGSAGSGGAGNTGGHMFSSRIDIKADPQDILRGSYHEDPMSRSGTLSRDGGGMCDMACQTRESLFQPVFKNKVNQSPNQLQNSIRFSTFGYESQQQQQQQQQQQELQQLPAVTPPPPRVKHHHHHHHHHHAGGGTLEGGKSSKVSRIELEDLSPPGSGAYDDRGDDMQLQHQPLPHPSQHGHSHSHTHSHQHPHTHQKHERNLVDASGRSGGGSGSGGSDIRKSAPDVIIMTSSH